The Luteolibacter rhizosphaerae genome has a segment encoding these proteins:
- a CDS encoding ABC-F family ATP-binding cassette domain-containing protein, which produces MLSVHNLRVEYGARVLFSDLTFSILPKERIAFAGHNGAGKSTLMKAIAGIIEVSGGKVVVPRNTRVGYLPQEGIHVKGISLWDETMRAFGETLALQEKIDRLSAELEKLDPRSSPYGDLLEEIGSLELQLEDNDPSRMKPKVESVLQGLGFSKADFDRDCAQFSGGWQMRIAMAKLFLQEPEVLLLDEPTNHLDIGTQRWVEQYLVNYPGAILLISHDRALLDTLCTRTLAFHHGRCEEYSGNYTYYETESVLRREIHEKRYIAQQREIADVQRFIDRFRASANKATLVQSRVKMLEKIERIPPPEAADAVMNFKFPPPPASGNLVAKLENVSKAYGPLQIFKKFDFEINRGERMAIVGPNGAGKSTFCRLITGQEEPDDGKHEFGMRVATSFFSQNHADELDPNKTVLETVEEVASRESGPYCRNLLGCFLFRGDDVFKKVGVLSGGERSRVALVRMLVAPANFLILDEPTNHLDMQSQEVLQKALADYAGSVMIVSHNRSFLDPVVQKTLEFRPGEDPRLFQGNVTYYLEKTADEKAGPQLSTRTVTATASSGAAAANTAAPSRKDQKRIEAEQRKIRSQVLKPLEDELASVEKRISDLEIAQTNATADLSKPEVVASPAKFRLVTNTVEQVTQKLEAAISRWEQLSEEIEGVKAKLV; this is translated from the coding sequence ATGCTTTCCGTCCACAATCTCCGCGTCGAATATGGCGCCCGCGTCCTTTTCTCCGATCTGACCTTCTCGATCCTGCCGAAGGAACGGATCGCCTTTGCCGGTCACAACGGAGCCGGCAAGTCGACGCTGATGAAGGCGATCGCCGGAATCATCGAGGTCTCCGGTGGCAAGGTCGTGGTGCCGCGGAATACCCGCGTGGGCTATCTTCCGCAGGAAGGCATCCACGTGAAGGGCATCTCGCTCTGGGATGAAACCATGCGGGCCTTCGGCGAGACTCTCGCCCTCCAGGAGAAGATCGACCGCCTTTCCGCGGAACTGGAGAAGCTCGATCCACGCTCGTCCCCCTATGGCGACCTGTTGGAGGAAATCGGCTCGCTCGAGCTGCAGCTCGAGGACAACGATCCCTCCCGGATGAAGCCGAAAGTCGAGTCGGTGCTCCAAGGCCTCGGCTTCAGCAAGGCGGACTTCGATCGCGACTGCGCCCAATTCTCGGGTGGCTGGCAGATGCGTATCGCCATGGCCAAGCTCTTCCTGCAGGAGCCGGAAGTCCTGCTGCTGGACGAGCCGACGAACCACCTCGATATCGGCACGCAGCGCTGGGTGGAGCAGTACCTCGTCAACTACCCCGGGGCGATCCTCCTGATCTCTCACGACCGCGCCCTGCTCGATACCCTTTGCACTCGCACGCTGGCCTTCCACCACGGGCGCTGCGAGGAGTATTCCGGAAACTACACTTACTACGAGACGGAGTCGGTACTGCGACGGGAGATCCACGAGAAGCGCTATATCGCGCAACAGCGTGAGATCGCCGATGTCCAGCGCTTCATCGACCGCTTCCGCGCTTCCGCGAACAAGGCCACGCTGGTGCAGTCCCGGGTCAAGATGCTGGAGAAGATCGAGCGCATCCCGCCTCCGGAAGCCGCCGATGCGGTGATGAACTTCAAGTTCCCGCCGCCGCCGGCCAGCGGCAATCTCGTTGCCAAGCTGGAGAACGTCTCGAAGGCCTACGGCCCGCTGCAGATCTTCAAGAAGTTCGACTTCGAGATCAACCGCGGCGAGCGCATGGCCATCGTCGGCCCGAACGGCGCCGGCAAGTCGACCTTCTGCCGCCTCATCACCGGCCAGGAAGAGCCCGACGACGGCAAGCACGAGTTCGGCATGCGCGTGGCGACCTCCTTCTTCTCCCAGAACCACGCAGACGAACTGGACCCTAACAAGACGGTCCTCGAAACGGTCGAGGAAGTCGCGAGCCGCGAGTCCGGACCCTATTGCCGTAATCTGTTAGGCTGCTTCCTCTTCCGTGGTGACGACGTCTTCAAGAAAGTGGGCGTGCTCTCGGGTGGCGAGCGTTCACGCGTGGCTCTCGTACGCATGCTGGTGGCTCCGGCGAACTTCCTGATCCTGGACGAACCGACCAACCACCTCGACATGCAATCGCAAGAGGTGCTGCAGAAGGCCTTGGCCGACTATGCAGGCTCGGTGATGATCGTGTCGCACAACCGGTCCTTCCTCGACCCTGTGGTGCAGAAAACGCTGGAGTTCCGCCCCGGCGAAGATCCCCGGCTGTTCCAAGGCAACGTCACCTACTACCTCGAGAAGACCGCCGACGAGAAGGCGGGCCCGCAGCTTTCCACCCGCACGGTCACCGCGACCGCTAGCAGCGGCGCGGCAGCCGCGAACACTGCAGCACCCAGCCGCAAGGATCAGAAGCGCATCGAGGCCGAGCAGCGCAAGATCCGGAGTCAGGTTCTGAAGCCCTTGGAAGACGAACTGGCGAGCGTGGAGAAGCGCATCTCCGACCTCGAAATCGCCCAAACGAACGCCACCGCCGACCTGTCCAAGCCCGAAGTGGTGGCCTCCCCGGCGAAGTTCCGCTTGGTGACGAATACCGTCGAGCAGGTCACCCAGAAGCTCGAAGCCGCGATCTCACGCTGGGAACAACTCAGCGAAGAGATCGAAGGGGTGAAGGCGAAGCTGGTGTGA
- the mdoH gene encoding glucans biosynthesis glucosyltransferase MdoH, whose translation MDESAPDGPVKTRPFFSPVLAWFRRLVFFGSVVVVNLAATYWLYDLFTRMGMHRAHVLLLGVFFILNGLLVLGSFHALFGAWDILWGRKRAARITKLAEQAGDAPLTRRYAVVMPVYNEDCTRFCARIEAIYRSIEATGHIDSYDFFILSDTRDLDLWVLEETAWTNLCRKLGGFGRIYYRRRKINSNRKAGNIGDFVRTWGGGYEAMVVLDADSLMDGGDILKMTRVMEAYPNLGILQTPPKLIRGSSIFTRLQQFAMRLYGPLFIRGLNWWQLGGGSYWGHNALIRVKPFSDFCELPDLPGREPFGGKILSHDFVEAALMVAQGWEVWLAWDIEGTYEEAPPTLIDHLKRDRRWCQGNLQHLWLIFARKLPLTVRAHLFMGIMAYLGSPLWFLFLIFGTWVAWDREASGLSNLPYDGTLVDRLFHIDGRMQSLILTGAIFLLLFLPKILAMIGAVLVPRVRRSFGGLFPLLIGTFLETLLSMLLAPAVMVAHTLMVSGIVLGHAVGWGSQNREADGTGWGEALTVHATPTILGIGWAVLAWYISPTFAAWMAPILLGLILCIPVSVWTSRARYGKALARYKILSTPEELNPPDVLKLADMAHASVDPALDATQPARHGLVAAVVDPYVNGVHVSLLEPGEMNESSEALVERCLNMGPGAMSKEELIELMYLAPGMLALHRAVWLRPAEGIHSAWTQAVESYRRRLDAGATEELG comes from the coding sequence ATGGACGAGTCCGCCCCAGACGGCCCCGTGAAGACGCGGCCTTTCTTCAGCCCCGTGCTCGCCTGGTTCCGGCGGCTGGTCTTCTTCGGCAGCGTGGTGGTGGTGAATCTCGCCGCCACCTACTGGCTCTACGATCTCTTCACCCGCATGGGCATGCATCGTGCCCACGTGCTGCTGCTCGGGGTTTTCTTCATCCTGAACGGCCTGCTCGTGCTCGGCTCCTTCCATGCGCTCTTCGGCGCTTGGGATATCCTGTGGGGTCGGAAGCGCGCGGCGCGGATTACGAAGCTGGCCGAGCAAGCCGGTGATGCTCCCCTCACCCGCCGCTATGCGGTGGTGATGCCGGTCTACAACGAGGACTGCACCCGCTTCTGTGCCCGGATCGAGGCGATCTACCGTTCGATCGAAGCCACGGGACACATCGACTCCTACGATTTCTTCATCCTCAGCGATACCCGCGATCTGGACCTCTGGGTACTGGAAGAGACCGCGTGGACGAATCTCTGCCGCAAGCTCGGCGGCTTCGGCCGGATCTACTACAGACGCCGTAAGATCAACTCCAACCGCAAGGCGGGTAACATCGGCGACTTCGTCCGCACCTGGGGCGGAGGCTACGAGGCCATGGTCGTGCTGGATGCCGACAGCCTGATGGACGGCGGCGACATCCTGAAGATGACGCGCGTGATGGAGGCTTATCCGAACCTGGGCATCCTCCAGACCCCGCCGAAGCTGATCCGCGGCTCCTCGATCTTCACCCGCCTGCAGCAATTCGCGATGCGGCTCTACGGGCCGCTCTTCATCCGCGGGCTGAACTGGTGGCAGCTCGGCGGCGGCAGCTACTGGGGCCACAACGCGCTGATCCGCGTGAAGCCCTTCTCCGACTTCTGCGAGCTGCCCGACCTGCCGGGACGCGAACCTTTCGGCGGCAAGATCCTGAGCCACGACTTCGTGGAAGCGGCGCTGATGGTGGCCCAAGGCTGGGAAGTCTGGCTCGCCTGGGACATCGAGGGCACCTACGAGGAAGCCCCGCCGACCCTGATCGATCACCTGAAGCGCGACCGCCGTTGGTGCCAGGGCAACCTGCAGCACCTCTGGCTGATCTTCGCCCGCAAGCTGCCGCTCACGGTGCGGGCCCACCTCTTCATGGGGATCATGGCCTACCTCGGCAGCCCGCTATGGTTCCTCTTCCTGATCTTCGGCACCTGGGTGGCCTGGGACCGCGAGGCCAGCGGCCTGAGCAATCTCCCCTACGACGGCACCTTGGTTGACCGCCTCTTCCACATCGACGGCCGGATGCAGAGCCTGATCCTCACCGGCGCGATCTTCCTGCTGCTCTTCCTGCCGAAAATCCTGGCGATGATCGGCGCGGTGCTGGTGCCGCGGGTGCGCCGCTCCTTCGGCGGCCTCTTCCCGCTGCTGATCGGAACTTTCCTCGAGACCCTCCTCTCCATGCTGCTGGCTCCGGCCGTGATGGTGGCTCACACACTCATGGTCTCCGGCATCGTGCTGGGTCACGCGGTCGGCTGGGGCAGCCAAAACCGCGAGGCCGATGGCACCGGCTGGGGTGAAGCCCTGACCGTGCATGCCACGCCCACGATCCTGGGCATCGGCTGGGCGGTACTCGCTTGGTACATCAGCCCCACCTTCGCCGCATGGATGGCGCCGATCTTGCTCGGCCTCATCCTGTGCATCCCGGTGTCGGTGTGGACCAGCCGCGCCCGCTATGGCAAGGCGCTGGCCCGCTATAAGATCCTTTCCACTCCCGAGGAGCTCAATCCCCCGGATGTGCTCAAGCTCGCCGACATGGCCCATGCCTCGGTCGATCCCGCACTCGATGCCACCCAACCGGCGCGACACGGACTCGTCGCCGCGGTCGTGGATCCCTACGTGAACGGCGTGCACGTCTCCCTCCTGGAACCCGGCGAGATGAACGAGAGCAGCGAGGCTCTGGTCGAGCGCTGCCTCAACATGGGACCCGGCGCGATGTCGAAAGAAGAGCTGATCGAGCTGATGTATCTCGCTCCCGGTATGCTCGCCCTGCACCGCGCTGTCTGGCTGCGCCCGGCGGAAGGCATTCACTCGGCCTGGACTCAGGCCGTGGAAAGCTATCGCCGCCGCTTGGATGCTGGCGCCACGGAAGAACTCGGCTGA
- a CDS encoding DUF6941 family protein, with amino-acid sequence MDIQIASLCDFAADYNGKLVVSGTFDTLAARALPVVHPMCSLALRFCFTQEDVGRHKLSINIINEDGESLDPKNMPIEPEFEVQLPPGTPFLTRNVIMNLQGLQFPKAGIYSIDLGCDGELLMRLPLRILQVSQQPQPEPVA; translated from the coding sequence ATGGACATTCAAATCGCCTCCCTTTGCGACTTCGCCGCGGATTACAATGGCAAGCTCGTGGTTTCCGGAACCTTCGACACGCTCGCGGCTCGTGCGCTCCCGGTGGTGCACCCGATGTGCAGCCTGGCGCTGCGCTTCTGCTTCACGCAGGAAGACGTGGGCCGTCACAAGCTTTCGATCAACATCATCAACGAAGACGGCGAGTCCCTCGATCCGAAGAACATGCCGATCGAGCCGGAGTTTGAAGTGCAACTGCCGCCGGGCACGCCCTTCCTGACCCGCAACGTCATCATGAATCTCCAAGGCCTCCAGTTCCCGAAGGCCGGCATCTACTCGATCGACCTCGGTTGCGATGGCGAACTGCTGATGCGCCTGCCGCTGCGCATCCTTCAGGTGAGCCAGCAGCCGCAGCCGGAACCCGTTGCCTGA
- a CDS encoding SDR family NAD(P)-dependent oxidoreductase — MTEARYSCALVTGASAGIGAEFARQLAPYCATLVLIARRSERLVELAGELERAHEGLRVMPLEADLTDPSARLQAVGHLLSKGLVPDLLVNNAGMGDYGEFVTSDWMKIESMLRLNVEALTHLTHALLPTMIEQGKGSIINVSSLASILPIPDFAVYAATKAYVTSFSEALRIEVRDRGIRVMALCPGPVHTEFGQIAGRGPNTDFGAREWFYVPQGQVVAEALAGIAADRPRVYPGLKIAVAAAAISLLPIAIIRLVMSTRPRK, encoded by the coding sequence GTGACGGAAGCCCGTTATTCCTGTGCCCTGGTGACCGGCGCTTCCGCCGGCATCGGGGCCGAGTTCGCCCGCCAGCTCGCGCCCTATTGCGCGACGCTGGTTCTGATCGCGCGCCGGTCGGAACGTTTGGTGGAGCTGGCCGGTGAACTGGAGCGGGCCCATGAAGGCCTGCGGGTGATGCCGCTGGAGGCGGATCTGACCGATCCCTCCGCGCGGCTTCAGGCCGTGGGCCATTTGCTTTCCAAGGGCCTCGTGCCCGACCTGCTGGTGAACAACGCCGGCATGGGGGACTACGGCGAGTTCGTGACCTCCGACTGGATGAAGATCGAGTCGATGCTGCGTCTGAACGTCGAGGCCCTCACTCATCTCACCCATGCGCTGCTGCCGACGATGATCGAGCAGGGCAAGGGATCGATCATCAACGTCAGCTCGCTCGCGAGCATCCTGCCGATCCCGGACTTCGCGGTCTATGCCGCGACGAAGGCCTACGTCACCAGCTTCAGCGAGGCCCTGCGGATCGAGGTTCGCGACCGCGGGATCAGGGTCATGGCACTCTGTCCGGGCCCGGTGCACACCGAGTTCGGCCAGATCGCCGGACGCGGTCCGAACACCGACTTCGGTGCGCGCGAATGGTTCTACGTGCCGCAGGGACAGGTGGTCGCGGAAGCGCTTGCGGGCATCGCCGCCGATCGTCCCCGCGTCTATCCGGGCCTGAAGATCGCCGTCGCCGCCGCTGCGATTTCGCTGCTTCCGATCGCGATCATCCGGTTGGTGATGAGCACGCGTCCGCGAAAGTAG
- a CDS encoding biotin--[acetyl-CoA-carboxylase] ligase, with protein MSLDWQDLELPPGFRMDFREKTGSTNDDVRSAANAGAVKGLVIVAGKQESGRGRRGAAWVCPPGEGLAFSVLLRPRENKALWPRLSLAAGLAVAEAIERLGPLAEVKWPNDVWVGGRKIAGILVEAGDDFVVIGIGINVGVKEFPLELADSATSLALECGEAPELSAVLLLVLERLQVWSAKIGGGFEELLRGFRVRCALTGKAVRLLAADGALSGTVAGIGDGGELLVETPNGVRRLVQADEVRITG; from the coding sequence ATGAGTCTGGACTGGCAGGACCTTGAGTTGCCGCCCGGTTTCCGCATGGATTTCCGGGAGAAGACCGGTTCCACGAACGACGATGTCCGCAGTGCCGCGAATGCCGGAGCTGTGAAAGGTCTGGTGATCGTAGCCGGGAAACAGGAGTCCGGGCGTGGTCGCCGCGGAGCTGCTTGGGTATGTCCGCCGGGGGAGGGGCTCGCCTTCTCCGTCTTGCTACGCCCGCGCGAGAATAAAGCGCTCTGGCCGCGGCTTTCTCTCGCCGCCGGTCTCGCGGTGGCTGAGGCGATCGAGCGGCTTGGACCCTTGGCTGAAGTGAAGTGGCCGAATGACGTTTGGGTTGGGGGCCGGAAGATCGCCGGGATACTGGTCGAAGCCGGGGACGACTTCGTCGTGATCGGTATCGGCATCAATGTGGGAGTGAAGGAGTTCCCGCTGGAGCTTGCAGATAGCGCGACCTCGCTGGCGCTGGAGTGTGGCGAGGCACCGGAATTGTCCGCCGTTCTGCTGCTGGTGCTGGAGCGACTGCAGGTGTGGAGCGCGAAGATCGGCGGGGGCTTCGAGGAACTTCTGCGCGGTTTTCGGGTCCGTTGTGCGCTGACTGGAAAGGCTGTGCGTCTGCTTGCTGCGGATGGGGCGCTATCCGGAACCGTCGCCGGGATTGGGGATGGCGGGGAGCTTTTGGTGGAAACTCCCAACGGGGTCCGGAGGTTGGTGCAGGCGGACGAGGTGCGGATTACGGGTTAA
- a CDS encoding peptidylprolyl isomerase, with protein MSDIRITIHTDKGDIDGTIFASKVPVTSANFLNLAKRGYYDGVSFHRVISNFMIQGGDPTGTGRGGPGYRFADEIDHSLKHSKPGIFSMANAGPNTNGSQFFITHGPTPHLDSKHAVFGEVTKGQDVVNKIAQKDLIKSITIHDDVAPLLEAQKDHVEHWNSILDQ; from the coding sequence ATGTCCGATATCCGCATCACGATCCATACCGACAAGGGCGACATCGACGGCACCATCTTCGCCTCTAAGGTACCGGTGACCTCAGCTAACTTCCTGAATCTGGCGAAGCGCGGTTACTACGATGGCGTCAGCTTCCACCGGGTGATCTCGAACTTCATGATCCAAGGTGGCGATCCCACCGGCACCGGCCGTGGCGGTCCGGGCTACCGTTTCGCGGACGAGATCGACCACTCCCTGAAGCACTCCAAGCCGGGCATCTTTTCCATGGCGAACGCCGGGCCGAATACCAACGGCAGCCAGTTCTTCATCACCCACGGGCCCACGCCCCACCTCGATAGCAAGCACGCCGTGTTTGGCGAAGTCACGAAGGGCCAAGACGTGGTGAACAAGATCGCCCAGAAGGATCTGATCAAATCGATCACCATCCATGACGATGTGGCCCCGCTTCTCGAAGCGCAGAAGGACCATGTGGAACACTGGAATTCGATCCTCGATCAGTGA
- the gluQRS gene encoding tRNA glutamyl-Q(34) synthetase GluQRS, whose product MARRRSTDAPSFMVPVVTRFAPSPTGYLHLGHAYAAKVARDLAREHDGRFLLRFEDIDHTRVRPDYYEAAEEDLGWLGLDWDGTPLRQTGRGAAYAAALARLQEIGAVYPCFCTRREIEEELSRMASAPHGPEGSHYPGICRRLGQEERESKLASGASPSWRLDAARAAEIAGPLSFTDLRHGVIPVEAGILGDTILARKDIGTSYHLAVVVDDAFQQVSHVTRGEDLLSSTHIHRILQSLLGFPEPVYLHHELIKDEAGVRLAKRADSLSIRRLRESGMTPAEILRGFPG is encoded by the coding sequence GTGGCGCGGCGCAGATCCACGGACGCGCCCTCCTTCATGGTCCCGGTCGTCACCCGCTTCGCCCCCAGCCCGACAGGCTACCTGCACTTGGGCCATGCCTACGCCGCGAAGGTGGCGCGCGACCTCGCGAGGGAACATGACGGGCGCTTCCTCCTGCGCTTCGAGGACATCGATCACACCCGCGTCCGCCCCGACTATTACGAGGCGGCCGAGGAAGACCTAGGCTGGCTTGGTCTCGACTGGGACGGCACGCCGCTGCGACAGACCGGGCGGGGCGCAGCCTACGCAGCCGCGCTCGCCCGCCTGCAGGAAATCGGCGCCGTATACCCCTGCTTCTGCACGCGGCGGGAGATCGAGGAGGAACTCTCCCGCATGGCCAGCGCTCCGCACGGGCCGGAGGGCAGTCACTACCCGGGCATCTGTCGCCGGCTCGGTCAGGAAGAACGCGAGTCCAAGCTCGCAAGCGGCGCATCACCTTCATGGCGCCTCGATGCGGCCCGCGCCGCGGAAATAGCGGGCCCGCTTTCCTTCACCGATCTCCGCCACGGAGTCATCCCCGTGGAAGCGGGCATCTTGGGAGATACCATTCTCGCACGGAAGGACATCGGCACCTCCTACCATCTGGCCGTGGTCGTGGACGACGCCTTCCAGCAGGTGAGCCACGTGACCCGCGGAGAAGACCTGCTTTCCTCCACTCACATTCACCGCATCCTACAGAGCCTGCTCGGCTTTCCGGAACCGGTCTATCTGCACCATGAGCTGATCAAGGATGAAGCGGGCGTCCGGCTCGCCAAGCGGGCCGACTCGCTTTCCATCCGGCGGCTTCGGGAGTCGGGGATGACCCCTGCGGAGATCCTGCGGGGATTTCCCGGCTAG
- a CDS encoding peptidoglycan D,D-transpeptidase FtsI family protein produces MRNSSFVHLFLGVALAATGASAQEIAALPDKPVGGSASDASITNRKDARTITLAIPAPRGMILDRNGAPFAQNRLAWQLGLQFEQFEKADRQFVIDWGRARLEKARTLVKDLKEPTDDELWNHYRERRWLPLLISTHLHEADKKKIEPSLTKGLILHPVYQRYYPGSDLAAHIIGYTGSVGKLPTGPINFNEPMWEESEGRAGLELLYNRELTGQPGTKKLLFDEHGRKFPEEQPRRPRPGGTIVTTLNLKWQEHAEKVLRQKAKRGAFVLIDVNTGEVLVMASRPSFDLNHWIPGISDAEKKTLEEDPSAPLFGRAFQSKYPPGSCFKPFVALTALNNGKIDEDTTIDCPGALTLGNHTFHNHNKKAAGSINVVQALASSNNIWFGKVGMDLGANAFLGTARRFGYGEKTGIDLVGETAGTVPTNEWMMKVHKRNFKDGDDFNLSIGQGSLEVSPLQVAQSMAGIANGGVLPKLHLVMQVQDPYGRVIKQAVPERRNWLGIEPKAIEVVRKGMHRVVEGGTGRAAALSFSDICGKTGTAQWNNNRNLAWFAGFLPYDEPRFAFAAVYEGSRGEKPSGGKNAAPIVKSFFEPLEEEFKDILAPAPKAVEIVDEAVAGAEGDGKAPEVSEEGVLRAQEVEPLDAEGQMQDDATEEPPVEEVPRALPVEPEDLGDDTGDETETVPVD; encoded by the coding sequence GTGAGAAACTCTTCTTTCGTTCACCTTTTCCTCGGAGTCGCCCTCGCGGCTACCGGGGCTTCCGCACAGGAGATCGCCGCCTTGCCGGATAAGCCGGTGGGCGGCTCGGCGAGCGATGCCTCGATCACGAACCGCAAGGATGCGCGCACTATCACTCTCGCGATCCCCGCGCCGCGCGGAATGATCCTTGATCGCAACGGTGCTCCTTTCGCCCAGAACCGTCTGGCTTGGCAGCTCGGCTTGCAGTTCGAGCAGTTCGAGAAAGCGGACCGCCAGTTCGTCATCGATTGGGGACGCGCCCGTTTGGAAAAGGCCAGAACCTTGGTCAAAGATCTCAAAGAGCCGACCGACGACGAGCTGTGGAATCACTATCGCGAGCGCCGCTGGCTGCCCTTGTTGATCTCCACCCACCTCCATGAGGCGGACAAGAAGAAGATCGAGCCTTCGCTGACCAAGGGTTTGATCCTGCATCCCGTCTATCAGCGCTACTATCCCGGTAGCGACCTGGCCGCGCACATCATCGGATACACCGGCAGCGTGGGCAAACTCCCGACCGGACCGATCAACTTCAACGAGCCAATGTGGGAGGAGTCCGAGGGCCGCGCCGGTCTCGAGTTGCTCTACAATCGCGAGCTTACCGGTCAGCCCGGCACCAAGAAACTTCTCTTCGACGAGCACGGTCGCAAGTTCCCCGAGGAGCAGCCGCGACGCCCGCGTCCAGGCGGCACCATCGTCACCACGCTCAACCTGAAGTGGCAGGAGCATGCGGAGAAGGTGCTGCGGCAGAAGGCGAAACGCGGGGCTTTCGTGCTGATCGATGTGAACACCGGCGAGGTGCTGGTGATGGCTTCGCGCCCGTCTTTCGATCTCAACCACTGGATCCCCGGTATTTCCGACGCCGAGAAGAAGACCTTGGAAGAGGATCCCTCCGCGCCGCTCTTTGGCCGTGCCTTCCAATCGAAGTATCCGCCCGGATCCTGCTTCAAACCTTTCGTCGCGCTGACCGCACTGAACAACGGCAAGATCGATGAGGATACCACCATCGACTGTCCCGGAGCCCTGACCTTGGGGAACCACACCTTCCACAACCACAACAAGAAGGCGGCGGGTTCGATCAATGTGGTCCAGGCGCTGGCCTCCTCGAACAACATCTGGTTCGGCAAGGTGGGGATGGACCTCGGCGCGAATGCCTTCCTCGGTACCGCCCGGCGCTTCGGCTACGGCGAGAAGACCGGGATCGATCTGGTCGGGGAAACGGCCGGGACCGTGCCGACAAACGAGTGGATGATGAAGGTCCACAAGCGGAACTTCAAAGACGGTGACGACTTCAACCTTTCCATCGGCCAAGGCTCGCTCGAAGTCTCGCCGCTGCAGGTGGCTCAGTCGATGGCAGGGATTGCGAATGGCGGGGTGCTGCCGAAACTGCATCTGGTGATGCAGGTGCAGGATCCCTACGGCCGCGTGATCAAGCAGGCCGTGCCGGAGCGCCGCAACTGGCTCGGCATCGAGCCGAAGGCGATCGAGGTGGTCCGCAAGGGCATGCACCGCGTGGTGGAAGGCGGCACCGGCCGCGCCGCCGCGCTGAGTTTCTCGGATATTTGCGGCAAGACGGGCACCGCCCAGTGGAACAACAACCGCAACCTCGCTTGGTTCGCCGGATTCCTTCCCTACGATGAGCCCCGTTTCGCCTTCGCGGCGGTCTACGAGGGTAGCCGTGGCGAGAAGCCGAGCGGCGGTAAGAATGCCGCGCCGATCGTGAAGTCCTTTTTCGAGCCCTTGGAAGAGGAATTCAAGGATATCCTGGCTCCGGCACCGAAGGCGGTCGAGATCGTGGACGAAGCCGTGGCCGGGGCGGAGGGCGATGGAAAAGCGCCCGAAGTTTCGGAGGAAGGGGTGCTCCGGGCCCAAGAGGTGGAGCCGCTTGATGCCGAGGGCCAGATGCAGGACGATGCGACCGAAGAGCCTCCGGTGGAGGAAGTTCCGCGGGCCCTGCCGGTGGAGCCCGAGGACCTGGGCGACGATACCGGTGACGAAACCGAAACGGTTCCCGTGGATTAA
- a CDS encoding type II toxin-antitoxin system RelE/ParE family toxin produces the protein MDFRPEGEDDVAEAATWHEAREPGLGSDFVREVFEVWNRLARAPRTGAKGGTRNVFRWLYPQRFAYKVIYRIDESLMSVLVVAVLHAARHDRKWRQRDDS, from the coding sequence TTGGATTTCCGGCCGGAGGGGGAGGATGATGTGGCGGAGGCGGCAACTTGGCATGAAGCTCGCGAACCGGGCTTGGGATCGGACTTCGTCCGGGAGGTCTTCGAAGTTTGGAACCGCTTGGCTCGCGCCCCGAGGACGGGAGCCAAGGGCGGCACGCGGAACGTATTTCGCTGGCTCTATCCACAACGATTTGCTTATAAGGTGATCTATCGGATCGACGAGTCCTTGATGAGTGTGCTCGTTGTTGCCGTGCTTCATGCGGCTAGGCACGACCGCAAATGGAGACAACGCGATGACTCCTAA